In Nerophis ophidion isolate RoL-2023_Sa linkage group LG03, RoL_Noph_v1.0, whole genome shotgun sequence, the following are encoded in one genomic region:
- the psma3 gene encoding proteasome subunit alpha type-3, which produces MSSIGTGYDLSASTFSPDGRVFQVEYAIKAVENSSTAIGIRCKDGVVFGVEKLVLSKLYEEGSNKRIFNIDRHVGMAVAGLLADARSLAEVAREEASNFRSNYGHDIPLKHLSERVAMYVHAYTLYSAVRPFGCSFILGSHDKDDGPQLYMVDPSGVSYGYWGCAIGKAKQAAKTEIEKLQMREMTCRELVKEVAKIIYIVHDEVKDKAFELELSWVGEVTNGRHVLVPKDVREEAEKYAKDSLEEDDDSDEDNM; this is translated from the exons ATGAGCTCCATAGGGACCGGG TACGACCTGTCAGCGTCCACTTTCTCACCTGACGGCCGAGTCTTCCAGGTGGAATACGCCATCAAGGCTGTGGAAAACAGCAG CACAGCCATCGGAATCCGCTGTAAAGACGGTGTGGTGTTTGGCGTGGAGAAGCTGGTATTGTCCAAACTGTACGAGGAGGGCTCCAACAAGCGCATCTTCAACATCGACAGACACGTCGGCATG GCAGTGGCGGGTCTCCTGGCTGATGCGCGCTCGTTGGCGGAAGTGGCCCGAGAGGAGGCGTCCAACTTCAGGTCCAACTACGGACACGACATTCCCCTCAAG CACCTGTCGGAGCGTGTGGCCATGTACGTGCACGCCTACACCCTATACAGCGCCGTGCGACCCTTTGGCTGCAG CTTCATCCTGGGCTCCCACGACAAAGACGACGGCCCGCAGCTCTACATGGTCGACCCTTCCGGCGTCTCTTAT GGCTACTGGGGGTGTGCCATCGGAAAAGCCAAACAAGCTGCCAAGACAGAAATTGAGAAATTACAG atgcGGGAGATGACGTGCAGAGAGCTGGTTAAAGAGGTTGCCAAAAT AATCTACATCGTCCACGACGAGGTGAAGGACAAAGCCTTTGAATTGGAGCTCAGCTGGGTGGGAGAAG TCACAAATGGACGCCATGTGCTGGTGCCAAAAGACGTCCGAGAGGAGGCAGAGAAATACGCCAag GACTCGCTGGAGGAGGACGACGACTCGGACGAAGAcaacatgtga
- the LOC133549488 gene encoding uncharacterized protein LOC133549488 isoform X3: MYVHAYTPYSAVRPFWLQLHPALPQQRRRLAALHGRPFRCLLWLLGVCHQKSQTNCQERNCRRRRRHRQDGVVSPCAVHAGLQRPVQVRRAPPWFLNCRSVTFQVLPQGVRDLSEYQENRGAGCGRREPEVGRLVEILSAGVAGRKAQPSGSAVKTFGVEKLVLSKLYEEGSNNYIFNIDRHVVIITTQRRWRNSNKLVTV, encoded by the exons ATGTACGTGCACGCCTACACCCCGTACAGCGCCGTGCGACCCTTTTGGCTGCAG CTTCATCCTGCGCTCCCACAACAAAGACGACGACTTGCAGCTCTACATGGCCGACCCTTCCGGTGTCTCTTAT GGCTACTAGGGGTGTGCCATCAGAAAAGCCAAACAAACTGCCAAGAGAGAAATTGCAG ACGCCGCAGACGACATCGACAGGATGGCGTCGTGTCTCCATGCGCTGTGCACGCAGGACTCCAACGTCCTGTGCAAGTGAGAAGAGCGCCGCCGTGGTTTTTGAATTGTCGCTCTGTGACGTTTCAGGTTCTTCCTCAAGGTGTCCGAGACCTTAGTGAATACCAGG AAAATCGAGGCGCAGGTTGCGGCCGACGAGAACCTGAAGTTGGCCGACTTGTTGAAATATTATCTGCAGGAGTCGCAGGCCGCAAAG cacAGCCATCGGGATCCGCTGTAAAGACGTTTGGCGTGGAGAAGCTGGTATTGTCCAAACTGTACGAGGAGGGGTCCAATAATTACATCTTCAACATCGACAGACACGTCGTCATAATAACCACACAGAGGAGGTGGCGGAACAGCAACAAGCTTGTAACCGTCTGA
- the LOC133549488 gene encoding uncharacterized protein LOC133549488 isoform X4 — protein MYVHAYTPYSAVRPFWLQLHPALPQQRRRLAALHGRPFRCLLWLLGVCHQKSQTNCQERNCRRRRRHRQDGVVSPCAVHAGLQRPVQVRRAPPWFLNCRSVTFQVLPQGVRDLSEYQENRGAGCGRREPEVGRLVEILSAGVAGRKAIGIRCKDVWRGEAGIVQTVRGGVQ, from the exons ATGTACGTGCACGCCTACACCCCGTACAGCGCCGTGCGACCCTTTTGGCTGCAG CTTCATCCTGCGCTCCCACAACAAAGACGACGACTTGCAGCTCTACATGGCCGACCCTTCCGGTGTCTCTTAT GGCTACTAGGGGTGTGCCATCAGAAAAGCCAAACAAACTGCCAAGAGAGAAATTGCAG ACGCCGCAGACGACATCGACAGGATGGCGTCGTGTCTCCATGCGCTGTGCACGCAGGACTCCAACGTCCTGTGCAAGTGAGAAGAGCGCCGCCGTGGTTTTTGAATTGTCGCTCTGTGACGTTTCAGGTTCTTCCTCAAGGTGTCCGAGACCTTAGTGAATACCAGG AAAATCGAGGCGCAGGTTGCGGCCGACGAGAACCTGAAGTTGGCCGACTTGTTGAAATATTATCTGCAGGAGTCGCAGGCCGCAAAG CCATCGGGATCCGCTGTAAAGACGTTTGGCGTGGAGAAGCTGGTATTGTCCAAACTGTACGAGGAGGGGTCCAATAA
- the LOC133549488 gene encoding proteasome subunit alpha type-3-like isoform X2 yields the protein MLLPVKACGNVTPGVTWSHLLPTASSWAPTTKTVVFVAALHGRPFRCFLWRLGVCQRKSQTSCQERNCSTAIGIRCKDGVVFGVEKLVLSKLYEEGSNKHIFNIDRHVCMWRGLLADARSLAEVAREEASNYGHDIPLKASRRRVVTPTPDAASCQSMWPCTCTPTPRTAPCDPFGCSFILRSHNKDDDLQLYMADPSGVSYGY from the exons ATGCTGCTTCCTGTCAAAGCATGTGGCAAT GTCACACCTGGtgtcacctggtcacacctgttgccCACAGCTTCATCCTGGGCTCCCACAACAAAGACCGTCGTCTTTGTTGCAGCTCTACATGGTCGACCCTTCCGGTGTTTCTTAT GGCGACTGGGGGTTTGCCAACGGAAAAGCCAAACAAGCTGCCAAGAGAGAAATTGCAG cacAGCCATCGGGATCCGCTGTAAAGACGGTGTGGTGTTTGGTGTGGAGAAGCTGGTATTGTCCAAACTGTACGAGGAGGGCTCCAACAAGCACATCTTCAACATCGACAGACACGTCTGCATG TGGCGGGGTCTCCTGGCTGATGCGCGCTCGTTGGCGGAAGTGGCCCGGGAGGAGGCGTCCAACTACGGACACGACATTCCCCTCAAGGCAAGCCGTCGCAGAGTGGTAACGCCCACCCCTGACGCTGCTTCCTGTCAAAGCATGTGGCCATGTACGTGCACGCCTACACCCCGTACAGCGCCGTGCGACCCTTTTGGCTGCAG CTTCATCCTGCGCTCCCACAACAAAGACGACGACTTGCAGCTCTACATGGCCGACCCTTCCGGTGTCTCTTAT GGCTACTAG
- the LOC133549488 gene encoding proteasome subunit alpha type-3-like isoform X1 has protein sequence MLLPVKACGNVRARLHPVQRCATLWLQLRLPGQTSALQVTPGVTWSHLLPTASSWAPTTKTVVFVAALHGRPFRCFLWRLGVCQRKSQTSCQERNCSTAIGIRCKDGVVFGVEKLVLSKLYEEGSNKHIFNIDRHVCMWRGLLADARSLAEVAREEASNYGHDIPLKASRRRVVTPTPDAASCQSMWPCTCTPTPRTAPCDPFGCSFILRSHNKDDDLQLYMADPSGVSYGY, from the exons ATGCTGCTTCCTGTCAAAGCATGTGGCAATGTACGTGCACGCCTACACCCTGTACAGCGCTGTGCGACCCTTTGGCTGCAGTTGAGGCTTCCTGGTCAAACCTCTGCCCTCCAGGTCACACCTGGtgtcacctggtcacacctgttgccCACAGCTTCATCCTGGGCTCCCACAACAAAGACCGTCGTCTTTGTTGCAGCTCTACATGGTCGACCCTTCCGGTGTTTCTTAT GGCGACTGGGGGTTTGCCAACGGAAAAGCCAAACAAGCTGCCAAGAGAGAAATTGCAG cacAGCCATCGGGATCCGCTGTAAAGACGGTGTGGTGTTTGGTGTGGAGAAGCTGGTATTGTCCAAACTGTACGAGGAGGGCTCCAACAAGCACATCTTCAACATCGACAGACACGTCTGCATG TGGCGGGGTCTCCTGGCTGATGCGCGCTCGTTGGCGGAAGTGGCCCGGGAGGAGGCGTCCAACTACGGACACGACATTCCCCTCAAGGCAAGCCGTCGCAGAGTGGTAACGCCCACCCCTGACGCTGCTTCCTGTCAAAGCATGTGGCCATGTACGTGCACGCCTACACCCCGTACAGCGCCGTGCGACCCTTTTGGCTGCAG CTTCATCCTGCGCTCCCACAACAAAGACGACGACTTGCAGCTCTACATGGCCGACCCTTCCGGTGTCTCTTAT GGCTACTAG
- the LOC133549488 gene encoding proteasome subunit alpha type-3-like isoform X5, translating into MVDPSGVSYGDWGFANGKAKQAAKREIAAQPSGSAVKTVWCLVWRSWYCPNCTRRAPTSTSSTSTDTSAWQWRGLLADARSLAEVAREEASNYGHDIPLKASRRRVVTPTPDAASCQSMWPCTCTPTPRTAPCDPFGCSFILRSHNKDDDLQLYMADPSGVSYGY; encoded by the exons ATGGTCGACCCTTCCGGTGTTTCTTAT GGCGACTGGGGGTTTGCCAACGGAAAAGCCAAACAAGCTGCCAAGAGAGAAATTGCAG cacAGCCATCGGGATCCGCTGTAAAGACGGTGTGGTGTTTGGTGTGGAGAAGCTGGTATTGTCCAAACTGTACGAGGAGGGCTCCAACAAGCACATCTTCAACATCGACAGACACGTCTGCATG GCAGTGGCGGGGTCTCCTGGCTGATGCGCGCTCGTTGGCGGAAGTGGCCCGGGAGGAGGCGTCCAACTACGGACACGACATTCCCCTCAAGGCAAGCCGTCGCAGAGTGGTAACGCCCACCCCTGACGCTGCTTCCTGTCAAAGCATGTGGCCATGTACGTGCACGCCTACACCCCGTACAGCGCCGTGCGACCCTTTTGGCTGCAG CTTCATCCTGCGCTCCCACAACAAAGACGACGACTTGCAGCTCTACATGGCCGACCCTTCCGGTGTCTCTTAT GGCTACTAG